One window of the Eucalyptus grandis isolate ANBG69807.140 chromosome 6, ASM1654582v1, whole genome shotgun sequence genome contains the following:
- the LOC104456177 gene encoding mogroside IE synthase, translating to MCRPHDIHVLVLTHPVQGHINPMLQFSRRLASKGLKVTFLIPISTKKSPNLVNSSSINVVYIPDGFEDVDREKLSMGDALKHFQVSVTHSLNDFIEKHQACEEKPAKVLVYDSFMFWALDIAIQHGMHGAPFFTQSCVVCCTYYMIHQGRVKLPLEAAHGQGHVVSDPPVMSVLGPDDFPSFVVDVNSYPGALPFVLGQFSNIQRAKWLLFNSFAELEEEIVKWMGNQWSIMTIGPTIPSVYLDKRLEDDKDYGLSLFKPEAEACLKWLDSKPPKSVLYVSFGSMASLGEDQMEELANGLKRMKSNFLWVVRQSEEKKLPRNFLQDVGIADQGLVVKWCNQLQVLSHGSVGCFMTHCGWNSTLEALSLGVPMVVMPQWTDQPTNATFIVEVWKVGLRVRANERRIVTGEEIESCVNDVMEGERGEVIRKNSLRWKKMAREAVDEGGSSDKNILEFVTNMVNLET from the exons atgtgCAGGCCACATGACATTCATGTTTTAGTCTTAACACATCCAGTACAAGGCCATATAAACCCGATGCTCCAATTTTCCAGACGCTTAGCTTCAAAGGGTCTCAAAGTCACATTCCTAATCCCCATCTCCACCAAGAAGTCCCCCAATTTGGTTAATTCAAGCTCCATCAATGTTGTGTACATTCCCGATGGATTTGAAGACGTTGACAGGGAGAAACTAAGCATGGGTGATGCTCTCAAACACTTTCAAGTCTCCGTCACGCACAGCTTAAATGATTTCATTGAGAAACATCAGGCTTGCGAAGAGAAGCCCGCCAAAGTACTTGTCTACGATTCCTTCATGTTTTGGGCTTTGGACATAGCAATACAACACGGCATGCATGGAGCTCCGTTCTTCACGCAGTCATGCGTCGTTTGTTGTACATATTACATGATTCACCAGGGAAGGGTCAAGCTCCCATTGGAAGCTGCACACGGACAAGGGCATGTTGTCTCTGATCCTCCAGTGATGTCTGTTTTAGGGCCGGATGATTTTCCTTCGTTTGTCGTTGATGTCAACTCATATCCTGGCGCGCTCCCGTTCGTTCTCGGCCAATTCTCCAATATTCAGAGAGCCAAGTGGCTCTTGTTCAATTCTTTTGCTGAGCTCGAGGAGGAG aTCGTGAAATGGATGGGGAATCAATGGTCGATCATGACCATAGGACCAACGATCCCGTCTGTTTACTTGGACAAGAGACTGGAAGATGACAAAGATTATGGACTCAGCCTCTTCAAGCCCGAAGCAGAAGCTTGCCTCAAATGGTTGGACTCGAAGCCACCCAAATCCGTTCTTTACGTATCATTCGGAAGCATGGCCTCTCTCGGAGAAGATCAAATGGAAGAATTAGCGAACGGGCTCAAGAGAATGAAGAGCAACTTTTTATGGGTGGTGAGACAATCGGAAGAGAAGAAGCTCCCCAGAAATTTCCTGCAGGATGTGGGGATCGCTGACCAGGGTTTGGTGGTGAAGTGGTGCAATCAACTCCAAGTGCTGAGCCACGGCTCCGTCGGTTGCTTCATGACCCACTGCGGTTGGAACTCAACCCTTGAAGCACTGAGCTTGGGCGTGCCCATGGTGGTGATGCCTCAGTGGACAGACCAGCCGACGAACGCCACGTTCATTGTTGAAGTGTGGAAGGTTGGCCTTAGGGTTCGGGCTAACGAGCGCAGGATCGTGACTGGAGAAGAAATCGAAAGTTGCGTGAACGATGTcatggaaggagagaggggagaagTGATCAGGAAAAACTCCTTGAGGTGGAAAAAGATGGCTAGAGAAGCGGTAGATGAAGGAGGGAGTTCTGATAAGAACATCCTAGAATTTGTGACGAACATGGTTAATTTGGAAACATGA